From a region of the Corythoichthys intestinalis isolate RoL2023-P3 chromosome 7, ASM3026506v1, whole genome shotgun sequence genome:
- the babam1 gene encoding BRISC and BRCA1-A complex member 1 isoform X1, producing MLTAHHFRDSAVIKQLPRHFNSEPCASMETLDPGPADGEERLVELRPRTRSNPEGAEDRRSSTGSLGGGGNPGLSQPAVGSRVEGEGEASTSDSPLSSTTTTISAAAAQTAAPVVPTTVSSSVQLALAAASKERPKPTPQQPALTASVPQPAEYQVRVPRVNCPEKVIICLDLSEEMCLPKLESFNGSKTNALNISQKMIEMFVRTKHKIDKRHEFALVVVNDDALWLSGFTSDPRELCSCLYDLETNVCETFNLEDLLGVIGQKIDLPSMENIQTIPPPYVVRTVLIYGRHAGQLQLNPSEAVSKMLQSPYFFFDVVYLHNGAEDHGEDTSWRDNYTSFCNLDSKDMCYRFEVSLSGPAIELHNCMAKLLAHPLQRPFQSHLSYSLLEGEESQDIEATV from the exons atgctaactgcacatcatTTTCGCGACTCCGCTGTGATCAAACAACTTCCAAG gcactttaactcaGAACCCTGTGCATCTATGGAGACGCTGGATCCTGGCCCTGCAGATGGTGAGGAGCGCCTGGTGGAGCTGCGGCCAAGAACCCGCTCCAATCCCGAAGGCGCAGAGGACCGTCGAAGCAGCACGGGTAGCCTTGGAGGCGGAGGTAATCCCGGTTTATCGCAACCGGCAGTGGGTAGCCGCGTCGAAGGTGAGGGCGAGGCCTCGACCAGCGACAGCCCTCTGTCTTCCACCACTACAACCATTTCTGCAGCTGCGGCTCAGACCGCCGCCCCCGTTGTCCCTACTACTGTCTCCTCAAGTGTACAACTTGCTCTGGCCGCTGCATCCAAGGAAAGGCCTAAACCCACACCACAGCAGCCTGCACTGACAGCCTCGGTGCCTCAGCCAGCAGAGTACCAAGTCAGAGTACCTCGTGTCAACTGTCCAGAAAAAGTG ATCATCTGTTTGGACCTTTCTGAAGAGATGTGTTTACCAAAGTTGGAGTCATTCAATGG CTCTAAAACAAACGCCTTGAACATTTCCCAGAAGATGATCGAGATGTTTGTTAGAACCAAACACAAGATTGACAAACGGCATGAGTTTGCTCTGGTGGTGGTCAATGATGATGCTCTGTGG CTTTCAGGCTTCACTTCAGACCCCAGGGAGCTATGCAGCTGTCTGTACGACCTGGAGACCAACGTGTGTGAGACTTTCA ACCTGGAAGATCTTCTCGGTGTCAT TGGTCAGAAGATAGACCTGCCGTCGATGGAGAACATTCAGACCATTCCACCTCCTTACGTGGTCCGGACTGTACTTATTTACGGTCGCCATGCCGGACAGCTACAGCTTAACCCCTCTGAGGCTGTCAGT AAAATGCTTCAATCTCCCTATTTTTTCTTCGATGTGGTCTACCTCCACAATGGTGCAGAAGATCATGGGGAGGACACAAGCTGGCGG GACAACTACACCTCTTTCTGTAACCTTGACTCAAAGGACATGTGCTACCGCTTTGAGGTTTCCTTGAGTGGCCCCGCCATCGAGCTGCACAATTGCATGGCCAAACTTCTGGCTCACCCTCTACAGAGGCCTTTCCAGAGTCATTTGTCATACAGCCTCTTGGAGGGAGAGGAGTCGCAGGACATTGAAGCCACTGTCTAA
- the ushbp1 gene encoding harmonin-binding protein USHBP1 isoform X3 gives MEEFSLVRCDSLDTGSGSDKELTTRLDHGPLYPQVEPSPAELAQCEAEVGTLLSIIAEVNKKMGSLKAPSEPGDLRPPRPPSPLFPDLLSHRLVRSNPEKHIADDLNCRLSRPYRGGSSVMWTELKGALTAVEDSINCRRSWAAPITSSDRDKPREHLRAAQDSWAKASKILEEMEKEFGISFPSDVARITFQEVVTEKRVDPSSLPAQQVGHQRGWRSAICSPSSRSSCINGPLSAERASYSFPNSPLLLRRTTAGSLSSGGDSAPLNVVIPGSPCQSPHGLENEVEWLNRQIEGLKARNERLTVALERKATECEQISVTLKRLEADCSAMQLALRYCDECEEAYGELMSLYDTQRQESIPLQTAGAAGAVDRQQPGSPSPQHWKMGSEELSTSFTRVEVTEEVETHTTRRTPELTDREVTLRQLIERLKGDRAAIGLSRPRAHQAEVKMTLDAVYPAGLRVGHLSKDNSKHAERKRDKTSLFHELITAREEMSDLRALIRLKEKELRCMEWNMVAQKAQEGTGACVSENLREEPQDQKTEQQSKLCSDGDAGGLRTRPILKELQALLQREQVLKKRLALVYDSLNATFTDSTSNSRDNDEHVARIAQAHSKALSSYRHIRRKYREQVWKLEQKLAAMMESQQIQSETSRAAGEDSEWKREETVL, from the exons ATGGAG GAGTTCAGCTTGGTCCGATGTGACAGCCTAGATACAGGGTCTGGCAGTGACAAGGAGCTGACGACCCGCTTGGACCACGGGCCTCTTTACCCACAGGTGGAGCCTTCGCCAGCGGAATTAGCTCAGTGTGAAGCTGAAGTGGGCACACTTCTCAGCATCATTGCTGAAGTCAACAAAAAGATGGGTTCACTCAAGGCACCCAG TGAACCAGGTGATTTGAGACCACCAAGACCACCCAGCCCTCTTTTTCCTGATCTGCTTTCACACAGACTTGTGAGAAGCAACCCAGAAAAGCACATTGCTGATGATCTCAACTGCAGACTTTCGCGGCCTTACCGAg GAGGCAGTAGTGTCATGTGGACAGAACTCAAGGGTGCGTTGACTGCAGTGGAGGACTCCATCAACTGCAGAAGGTCCTGGGCAGCCCCCATCACCTCCTCTGACCGAGACAAACCAAGAGAGCATCTCAGAGCAGCTCAGGACAGCTGGGCGAAAGCTTCCAAG ATTTTGGAGGAGATGGAAAAGGAATTTGGCATTTCTTTTCCGTCAGATGTGGCAAGAATAACATTTCAAGAGGTGGTCACGGAAAAGCGGGTTGACCCTTCGTCCTTACCGGCTCAACAG GTTGGTCATCAGAGGGGATGGAGGTCTGCCATATGCTCTCCTTCATCCAGATCTTCCTGCATCAATGGGCCTCTTAGTGCAGAAAGGGCCTCCTATTCCTTTCCGAATTCTCCTTTACTCCTCAGAAGAACTACAGCTGGATCATTATCATCAGGAGGTGACAGTGCCCCACTAAACGTTGTTATCCCTGGAAGTCCTTGCCAAAGCCCCCATGGGCTGGAGAATGAGGTGGAATGGCTCAACAG GCAAATTGAGGGACTGAAGGCTAGGAATGAGCGTCTGACTGTTGCTTTGGAGCGAAAGGCGACCGAGTGTGAGCAGATCAGTGTTACACTAAAGAGGCTCGAGGCCGACTGCTCTGCCATGCAGTTGGCTCTCAGATACTG TGACGAGTGCGAAGAGGCCTACGGTGAACTCATGTCTCTTTACGATACTCAGAGGCAAGAAAGCATTCCTCTGCAGACTGCCGGAGCAG CAGGTGCGGTTGACAGGCAACAGCCTGGTAGTCCATCACCCCAGCACTGGAAAATGGGAAGTGAGGAGCTGTCGACCTCTTTCACAAGAGTAGAGGTGACCGAGGAGGTGGAAACGCATACAACACGGAG AACCCCTGAACTGACCGATCGAGAGGTCACACTCCGTCAGTTAATTGAGAGGCTGAAAGGTGACCGGGCAGCCATTGGCCTCTCGAGGCCACGTGCTCATCAGGCAGAAGTCAAAATGACCCTGGATGCCGTTTATCCTGCTGGACTGAGAGTGGGGCATTTATCAAAAGACAACAGCAAGCATGCCGAAAGAAAGCGAGACAAGACTTCTTTGTTCCATGAGCTGATCACAGCCAGA GAGGAGATGTCGGATCTGCGTGCTCTTATTCGTCTGAAGGAGAAAGAGCTGAGGTGTATGGAGTGGAATATGGTGGCCCAAAAAGCACAGGAAGGCACCGGAGCATGTGTTTCTGAAAACCTCCGAGAGGAGCCGCAGGACCAAAAGACTGAACAACAG AGTAAATTGTGTAGTGATGGCGACGCAGGCGGGCTGAGGACGAGGCCTATATTGAAAGAGCTGCAAGCGCTACTTCAGAG ggAACAAGTCCTAAAGAAGAGACTGGCTTTAGTTTATGACTCACTCAATGCAACGTTCACAGACAGCACCTCCAACAGTCGGGACAATGACGAGCACGTTGCACGGATTGCACAAGCTCACAG TAAGGCCTTGAGCTCGTATAGACACATTCGAAGAAAGTACAGAGAGCAGGTGTGGAAGCTGGAGCAGAAACTGGCAGCCATGATGGAGAGTCAGCAAATACAGAGTGAAACATCAAGGGCAGCAGGGGAAGATTCCGAATGGAAGAGAGAAGAGACTGTTCTGTGA
- the ushbp1 gene encoding harmonin-binding protein USHBP1 isoform X1 — protein MEEFSLVRCDSLDTGSGSDKELTTRLDHGPLYPQVEPSPAELAQCEAEVGTLLSIIAEVNKKMGSLKAPSEPGDLRPPRPPSPLFPDLLSHRLVRSNPEKHIADDLNCRLSRPYRGGSSVMWTELKGALTAVEDSINCRRSWAAPITSSDRDKPREHLRAAQDSWAKASKILEEMEKEFGISFPSDVARITFQEVVTEKRVDPSSLPAQQVKLHRAHSISHVEEDRSKVGHQRGWRSAICSPSSRSSCINGPLSAERASYSFPNSPLLLRRTTAGSLSSGGDSAPLNVVIPGSPCQSPHGLENEVEWLNRQIEGLKARNERLTVALERKATECEQISVTLKRLEADCSAMQLALRYCDECEEAYGELMSLYDTQRQESIPLQTAGAAGAVDRQQPGSPSPQHWKMGSEELSTSFTRVEVTEEVETHTTRRTPELTDREVTLRQLIERLKGDRAAIGLSRPRAHQAEVKMTLDAVYPAGLRVGHLSKDNSKHAERKRDKTSLFHELITAREEMSDLRALIRLKEKELRCMEWNMVAQKAQEGTGACVSENLREEPQDQKTEQQSKLCSDGDAGGLRTRPILKELQALLQREQVLKKRLALVYDSLNATFTDSTSNSRDNDEHVARIAQAHSKALSSYRHIRRKYREQVWKLEQKLAAMMESQQIQSETSRAAGEDSEWKREETVL, from the exons ATGGAG GAGTTCAGCTTGGTCCGATGTGACAGCCTAGATACAGGGTCTGGCAGTGACAAGGAGCTGACGACCCGCTTGGACCACGGGCCTCTTTACCCACAGGTGGAGCCTTCGCCAGCGGAATTAGCTCAGTGTGAAGCTGAAGTGGGCACACTTCTCAGCATCATTGCTGAAGTCAACAAAAAGATGGGTTCACTCAAGGCACCCAG TGAACCAGGTGATTTGAGACCACCAAGACCACCCAGCCCTCTTTTTCCTGATCTGCTTTCACACAGACTTGTGAGAAGCAACCCAGAAAAGCACATTGCTGATGATCTCAACTGCAGACTTTCGCGGCCTTACCGAg GAGGCAGTAGTGTCATGTGGACAGAACTCAAGGGTGCGTTGACTGCAGTGGAGGACTCCATCAACTGCAGAAGGTCCTGGGCAGCCCCCATCACCTCCTCTGACCGAGACAAACCAAGAGAGCATCTCAGAGCAGCTCAGGACAGCTGGGCGAAAGCTTCCAAG ATTTTGGAGGAGATGGAAAAGGAATTTGGCATTTCTTTTCCGTCAGATGTGGCAAGAATAACATTTCAAGAGGTGGTCACGGAAAAGCGGGTTGACCCTTCGTCCTTACCGGCTCAACAGGTAAAACTCCATAGAGCCCACAGTATCAGCCACGTTGAGGAGGACAGGAGCAAG GTTGGTCATCAGAGGGGATGGAGGTCTGCCATATGCTCTCCTTCATCCAGATCTTCCTGCATCAATGGGCCTCTTAGTGCAGAAAGGGCCTCCTATTCCTTTCCGAATTCTCCTTTACTCCTCAGAAGAACTACAGCTGGATCATTATCATCAGGAGGTGACAGTGCCCCACTAAACGTTGTTATCCCTGGAAGTCCTTGCCAAAGCCCCCATGGGCTGGAGAATGAGGTGGAATGGCTCAACAG GCAAATTGAGGGACTGAAGGCTAGGAATGAGCGTCTGACTGTTGCTTTGGAGCGAAAGGCGACCGAGTGTGAGCAGATCAGTGTTACACTAAAGAGGCTCGAGGCCGACTGCTCTGCCATGCAGTTGGCTCTCAGATACTG TGACGAGTGCGAAGAGGCCTACGGTGAACTCATGTCTCTTTACGATACTCAGAGGCAAGAAAGCATTCCTCTGCAGACTGCCGGAGCAG CAGGTGCGGTTGACAGGCAACAGCCTGGTAGTCCATCACCCCAGCACTGGAAAATGGGAAGTGAGGAGCTGTCGACCTCTTTCACAAGAGTAGAGGTGACCGAGGAGGTGGAAACGCATACAACACGGAG AACCCCTGAACTGACCGATCGAGAGGTCACACTCCGTCAGTTAATTGAGAGGCTGAAAGGTGACCGGGCAGCCATTGGCCTCTCGAGGCCACGTGCTCATCAGGCAGAAGTCAAAATGACCCTGGATGCCGTTTATCCTGCTGGACTGAGAGTGGGGCATTTATCAAAAGACAACAGCAAGCATGCCGAAAGAAAGCGAGACAAGACTTCTTTGTTCCATGAGCTGATCACAGCCAGA GAGGAGATGTCGGATCTGCGTGCTCTTATTCGTCTGAAGGAGAAAGAGCTGAGGTGTATGGAGTGGAATATGGTGGCCCAAAAAGCACAGGAAGGCACCGGAGCATGTGTTTCTGAAAACCTCCGAGAGGAGCCGCAGGACCAAAAGACTGAACAACAG AGTAAATTGTGTAGTGATGGCGACGCAGGCGGGCTGAGGACGAGGCCTATATTGAAAGAGCTGCAAGCGCTACTTCAGAG ggAACAAGTCCTAAAGAAGAGACTGGCTTTAGTTTATGACTCACTCAATGCAACGTTCACAGACAGCACCTCCAACAGTCGGGACAATGACGAGCACGTTGCACGGATTGCACAAGCTCACAG TAAGGCCTTGAGCTCGTATAGACACATTCGAAGAAAGTACAGAGAGCAGGTGTGGAAGCTGGAGCAGAAACTGGCAGCCATGATGGAGAGTCAGCAAATACAGAGTGAAACATCAAGGGCAGCAGGGGAAGATTCCGAATGGAAGAGAGAAGAGACTGTTCTGTGA
- the babam1 gene encoding BRISC and BRCA1-A complex member 1 isoform X2 translates to METLDPGPADGEERLVELRPRTRSNPEGAEDRRSSTGSLGGGGNPGLSQPAVGSRVEGEGEASTSDSPLSSTTTTISAAAAQTAAPVVPTTVSSSVQLALAAASKERPKPTPQQPALTASVPQPAEYQVRVPRVNCPEKVIICLDLSEEMCLPKLESFNGSKTNALNISQKMIEMFVRTKHKIDKRHEFALVVVNDDALWLSGFTSDPRELCSCLYDLETNVCETFNLEDLLGVIGQKIDLPSMENIQTIPPPYVVRTVLIYGRHAGQLQLNPSEAVSKMLQSPYFFFDVVYLHNGAEDHGEDTSWRDNYTSFCNLDSKDMCYRFEVSLSGPAIELHNCMAKLLAHPLQRPFQSHLSYSLLEGEESQDIEATV, encoded by the exons ATGGAGACGCTGGATCCTGGCCCTGCAGATGGTGAGGAGCGCCTGGTGGAGCTGCGGCCAAGAACCCGCTCCAATCCCGAAGGCGCAGAGGACCGTCGAAGCAGCACGGGTAGCCTTGGAGGCGGAGGTAATCCCGGTTTATCGCAACCGGCAGTGGGTAGCCGCGTCGAAGGTGAGGGCGAGGCCTCGACCAGCGACAGCCCTCTGTCTTCCACCACTACAACCATTTCTGCAGCTGCGGCTCAGACCGCCGCCCCCGTTGTCCCTACTACTGTCTCCTCAAGTGTACAACTTGCTCTGGCCGCTGCATCCAAGGAAAGGCCTAAACCCACACCACAGCAGCCTGCACTGACAGCCTCGGTGCCTCAGCCAGCAGAGTACCAAGTCAGAGTACCTCGTGTCAACTGTCCAGAAAAAGTG ATCATCTGTTTGGACCTTTCTGAAGAGATGTGTTTACCAAAGTTGGAGTCATTCAATGG CTCTAAAACAAACGCCTTGAACATTTCCCAGAAGATGATCGAGATGTTTGTTAGAACCAAACACAAGATTGACAAACGGCATGAGTTTGCTCTGGTGGTGGTCAATGATGATGCTCTGTGG CTTTCAGGCTTCACTTCAGACCCCAGGGAGCTATGCAGCTGTCTGTACGACCTGGAGACCAACGTGTGTGAGACTTTCA ACCTGGAAGATCTTCTCGGTGTCAT TGGTCAGAAGATAGACCTGCCGTCGATGGAGAACATTCAGACCATTCCACCTCCTTACGTGGTCCGGACTGTACTTATTTACGGTCGCCATGCCGGACAGCTACAGCTTAACCCCTCTGAGGCTGTCAGT AAAATGCTTCAATCTCCCTATTTTTTCTTCGATGTGGTCTACCTCCACAATGGTGCAGAAGATCATGGGGAGGACACAAGCTGGCGG GACAACTACACCTCTTTCTGTAACCTTGACTCAAAGGACATGTGCTACCGCTTTGAGGTTTCCTTGAGTGGCCCCGCCATCGAGCTGCACAATTGCATGGCCAAACTTCTGGCTCACCCTCTACAGAGGCCTTTCCAGAGTCATTTGTCATACAGCCTCTTGGAGGGAGAGGAGTCGCAGGACATTGAAGCCACTGTCTAA
- the ushbp1 gene encoding harmonin-binding protein USHBP1 isoform X2: protein MEEFSLVRCDSLDTGSGSDKELTTRLDHGPLYPQVEPSPAELAQCEAEVGTLLSIIAEVNKKMGSLKAPSEPGDLRPPRPPSPLFPDLLSHRLVRSNPEKHIADDLNCRLSRPYRGGSSVMWTELKGALTAVEDSINCRRSWAAPITSSDRDKPREHLRAAQDSWAKASKILEEMEKEFGISFPSDVARITFQEVVTEKRVDPSSLPAQQVKLHRAHSISHVEEDRSKVGHQRGWRSAICSPSSRSSCINGPLSAERASYSFPNSPLLLRRTTAGSLSSGGDSAPLNVVIPGSPCQSPHGLENEVEWLNRQIEGLKARNERLTVALERKATECEQISVTLKRLEADCSAMQLALRYCDECEEAYGELMSLYDTQRQESIPLQTAGAGAVDRQQPGSPSPQHWKMGSEELSTSFTRVEVTEEVETHTTRRTPELTDREVTLRQLIERLKGDRAAIGLSRPRAHQAEVKMTLDAVYPAGLRVGHLSKDNSKHAERKRDKTSLFHELITAREEMSDLRALIRLKEKELRCMEWNMVAQKAQEGTGACVSENLREEPQDQKTEQQSKLCSDGDAGGLRTRPILKELQALLQREQVLKKRLALVYDSLNATFTDSTSNSRDNDEHVARIAQAHSKALSSYRHIRRKYREQVWKLEQKLAAMMESQQIQSETSRAAGEDSEWKREETVL from the exons ATGGAG GAGTTCAGCTTGGTCCGATGTGACAGCCTAGATACAGGGTCTGGCAGTGACAAGGAGCTGACGACCCGCTTGGACCACGGGCCTCTTTACCCACAGGTGGAGCCTTCGCCAGCGGAATTAGCTCAGTGTGAAGCTGAAGTGGGCACACTTCTCAGCATCATTGCTGAAGTCAACAAAAAGATGGGTTCACTCAAGGCACCCAG TGAACCAGGTGATTTGAGACCACCAAGACCACCCAGCCCTCTTTTTCCTGATCTGCTTTCACACAGACTTGTGAGAAGCAACCCAGAAAAGCACATTGCTGATGATCTCAACTGCAGACTTTCGCGGCCTTACCGAg GAGGCAGTAGTGTCATGTGGACAGAACTCAAGGGTGCGTTGACTGCAGTGGAGGACTCCATCAACTGCAGAAGGTCCTGGGCAGCCCCCATCACCTCCTCTGACCGAGACAAACCAAGAGAGCATCTCAGAGCAGCTCAGGACAGCTGGGCGAAAGCTTCCAAG ATTTTGGAGGAGATGGAAAAGGAATTTGGCATTTCTTTTCCGTCAGATGTGGCAAGAATAACATTTCAAGAGGTGGTCACGGAAAAGCGGGTTGACCCTTCGTCCTTACCGGCTCAACAGGTAAAACTCCATAGAGCCCACAGTATCAGCCACGTTGAGGAGGACAGGAGCAAG GTTGGTCATCAGAGGGGATGGAGGTCTGCCATATGCTCTCCTTCATCCAGATCTTCCTGCATCAATGGGCCTCTTAGTGCAGAAAGGGCCTCCTATTCCTTTCCGAATTCTCCTTTACTCCTCAGAAGAACTACAGCTGGATCATTATCATCAGGAGGTGACAGTGCCCCACTAAACGTTGTTATCCCTGGAAGTCCTTGCCAAAGCCCCCATGGGCTGGAGAATGAGGTGGAATGGCTCAACAG GCAAATTGAGGGACTGAAGGCTAGGAATGAGCGTCTGACTGTTGCTTTGGAGCGAAAGGCGACCGAGTGTGAGCAGATCAGTGTTACACTAAAGAGGCTCGAGGCCGACTGCTCTGCCATGCAGTTGGCTCTCAGATACTG TGACGAGTGCGAAGAGGCCTACGGTGAACTCATGTCTCTTTACGATACTCAGAGGCAAGAAAGCATTCCTCTGCAGACTGCCGGAGCAG GTGCGGTTGACAGGCAACAGCCTGGTAGTCCATCACCCCAGCACTGGAAAATGGGAAGTGAGGAGCTGTCGACCTCTTTCACAAGAGTAGAGGTGACCGAGGAGGTGGAAACGCATACAACACGGAG AACCCCTGAACTGACCGATCGAGAGGTCACACTCCGTCAGTTAATTGAGAGGCTGAAAGGTGACCGGGCAGCCATTGGCCTCTCGAGGCCACGTGCTCATCAGGCAGAAGTCAAAATGACCCTGGATGCCGTTTATCCTGCTGGACTGAGAGTGGGGCATTTATCAAAAGACAACAGCAAGCATGCCGAAAGAAAGCGAGACAAGACTTCTTTGTTCCATGAGCTGATCACAGCCAGA GAGGAGATGTCGGATCTGCGTGCTCTTATTCGTCTGAAGGAGAAAGAGCTGAGGTGTATGGAGTGGAATATGGTGGCCCAAAAAGCACAGGAAGGCACCGGAGCATGTGTTTCTGAAAACCTCCGAGAGGAGCCGCAGGACCAAAAGACTGAACAACAG AGTAAATTGTGTAGTGATGGCGACGCAGGCGGGCTGAGGACGAGGCCTATATTGAAAGAGCTGCAAGCGCTACTTCAGAG ggAACAAGTCCTAAAGAAGAGACTGGCTTTAGTTTATGACTCACTCAATGCAACGTTCACAGACAGCACCTCCAACAGTCGGGACAATGACGAGCACGTTGCACGGATTGCACAAGCTCACAG TAAGGCCTTGAGCTCGTATAGACACATTCGAAGAAAGTACAGAGAGCAGGTGTGGAAGCTGGAGCAGAAACTGGCAGCCATGATGGAGAGTCAGCAAATACAGAGTGAAACATCAAGGGCAGCAGGGGAAGATTCCGAATGGAAGAGAGAAGAGACTGTTCTGTGA
- the babam1 gene encoding BRISC and BRCA1-A complex member 1 isoform X3 has product MLTAHHFRDSAVIKQLPRHFNSEPCASMETLDPGPADGEERLVELRPRTRSNPEGAEDRRSSTGSLGGGAAAQTAAPVVPTTVSSSVQLALAAASKERPKPTPQQPALTASVPQPAEYQVRVPRVNCPEKVIICLDLSEEMCLPKLESFNGSKTNALNISQKMIEMFVRTKHKIDKRHEFALVVVNDDALWLSGFTSDPRELCSCLYDLETNVCETFNLEDLLGVIGQKIDLPSMENIQTIPPPYVVRTVLIYGRHAGQLQLNPSEAVSKMLQSPYFFFDVVYLHNGAEDHGEDTSWRDNYTSFCNLDSKDMCYRFEVSLSGPAIELHNCMAKLLAHPLQRPFQSHLSYSLLEGEESQDIEATV; this is encoded by the exons atgctaactgcacatcatTTTCGCGACTCCGCTGTGATCAAACAACTTCCAAG gcactttaactcaGAACCCTGTGCATCTATGGAGACGCTGGATCCTGGCCCTGCAGATGGTGAGGAGCGCCTGGTGGAGCTGCGGCCAAGAACCCGCTCCAATCCCGAAGGCGCAGAGGACCGTCGAAGCAGCACGGGTAGCCTTGGAGGCGGAG CTGCGGCTCAGACCGCCGCCCCCGTTGTCCCTACTACTGTCTCCTCAAGTGTACAACTTGCTCTGGCCGCTGCATCCAAGGAAAGGCCTAAACCCACACCACAGCAGCCTGCACTGACAGCCTCGGTGCCTCAGCCAGCAGAGTACCAAGTCAGAGTACCTCGTGTCAACTGTCCAGAAAAAGTG ATCATCTGTTTGGACCTTTCTGAAGAGATGTGTTTACCAAAGTTGGAGTCATTCAATGG CTCTAAAACAAACGCCTTGAACATTTCCCAGAAGATGATCGAGATGTTTGTTAGAACCAAACACAAGATTGACAAACGGCATGAGTTTGCTCTGGTGGTGGTCAATGATGATGCTCTGTGG CTTTCAGGCTTCACTTCAGACCCCAGGGAGCTATGCAGCTGTCTGTACGACCTGGAGACCAACGTGTGTGAGACTTTCA ACCTGGAAGATCTTCTCGGTGTCAT TGGTCAGAAGATAGACCTGCCGTCGATGGAGAACATTCAGACCATTCCACCTCCTTACGTGGTCCGGACTGTACTTATTTACGGTCGCCATGCCGGACAGCTACAGCTTAACCCCTCTGAGGCTGTCAGT AAAATGCTTCAATCTCCCTATTTTTTCTTCGATGTGGTCTACCTCCACAATGGTGCAGAAGATCATGGGGAGGACACAAGCTGGCGG GACAACTACACCTCTTTCTGTAACCTTGACTCAAAGGACATGTGCTACCGCTTTGAGGTTTCCTTGAGTGGCCCCGCCATCGAGCTGCACAATTGCATGGCCAAACTTCTGGCTCACCCTCTACAGAGGCCTTTCCAGAGTCATTTGTCATACAGCCTCTTGGAGGGAGAGGAGTCGCAGGACATTGAAGCCACTGTCTAA